A region from the Anomaloglossus baeobatrachus isolate aAnoBae1 chromosome 11, aAnoBae1.hap1, whole genome shotgun sequence genome encodes:
- the LOC142257118 gene encoding transcription factor HES-5-like, translated as MAPCNMRTPDPPADSGLRKLRKPVIEKMRRDRINSSIEQLRVLLEKEFHRHQLPSKPEKADILEMTVTSLQRHMAERNVAASSHREEGFSTCVQDSITFLSQHKHSELQIQLLQNLPGIHNGVYRAVSPSVSPVYQTPSKHSPPDTSKALWRPW; from the exons ATGGCCCCCTGTAATATGAGGACCCCGGACCCTCCGGCTGACAGCGGCCTCAGAAAG CTGAGGAAGCCGGTGATTGAGAAGATGAGGAGAGATCGGATTAACAGCAGCATTGAGCAGCTCCGCGTCTTACTGGAGAAGGAGTTTCACAGACACCAGCTCCCCTCCAAACCGGAGAAAGCCGATATCCTGGAGATGACGGTCACCTCCCTGCAGCGCCACATGGCGGAGAGAA ATGTCGCAGCCTCCAGCCACAGAGAAGAAGGCTTCTCCACCTGCGTCCAGGACTCCATCACCTTCCTGTCCCAGCACAAACACAGCGAGCTCCAgatccagctgctgcagaacctccctgGGATTCACAATGGGGTATACAGGGCTGTATCTCCTTCTGTATCTCCCGTATACCAGACCCCCAGCAAACACAGCCCCCCAGACACCAGCAAAGCCTTGTGGAGACCCTGGTAG
- the LOC142256000 gene encoding transcription factor HES-5-like — protein sequence MAPCNMRTPDPPADSGLRKLRKPVIEKMRRDRINSSIEQLRVLLEKEFHRHQLPSKPEKADILEMTVTSLQRHMAERNVAASSQREEGFSTCVQDSITFLSQHKHSELQIQLLQNLPGAHTGVYRAVSPPVSPVYQTPSKHSPPDTSKALWRPW from the exons ATGGCCCCCTGTAATATGAGGACCCCAGACCCTCCGGCTGACAGCGGCCTCAGAAAG CTGAGGAAGCCGGTGATTGAGAAGATGAGGAGAGATCGGATTAACAGCAGCATTGAGCAGCTCCGCGTCTTACTGGAGAAGGAGTTTCACAGACACCAGCTCCCCTCCAAACCGGAGAAAGCCGATATCCTGGAGATGACGGTCACCTCCCTGCAGCGGCACATGGCGGAGAGAA ATGTCGCAGCCTCCAGCCAGAGAGAAGAAGGCTTCTCCACCTGCGTCCAGGACTCCATCACCTTCCTGTCCCAGCACAAACACAGCGAGCTTCAgatccagctgctgcagaacctccctgGGGCGCACACTGGGGTATACAGGGCTGTATCTCCTCCTGTATCTCCAGTCTACCAGACCCCCAGCAAACACAGCCCCCCAGACACCAGCAAAGCCTTGTGGAGACCCTGGTAG